CTGATTGAGCAATTTACATCTGCTTGAGATGTTAATTACAGTTGCAGCATTGTGATATAAACAAATTGGGAAACACTGAATAAGATGGTACATATTCCAATAAGATGGAAGACTTCCAAACCTAAATCGACCTAGTATTCTCTGTCTGATGGTAAAAGGACAACAAAATCAGAACTGACATGGAAGCCTAACTTTCAAGGCGGAGCCGTAGATTCTGTAACTAAAATCTACCTAGTATTCTGCAACTACGAAATGTTTTGAACAGTATTAGTGGAGTTggcgtgtgtatatatatatatatggtttagaGGGGAAGTGGAATAGTAATTCGTGGAGTTGTTGTCTTCGATTTGATGAATGCAAAAATAGATGTATTAGTGGGAGGAGGAGAAGTTGAATGGTGATTTACAACTGAAAGGGAAGCTGAAAGGCGATGAAGATGAATGAAGAAGTGGAAAAGGCCAAAATCGTTAACCTTACCGCGACAAAAGCTGAAGAGAGAGATACTTTAGGAGATGGGACAGATGGCTTTTTCCTATTGGTTGAAATTTTAATCCTATGTGGCATAGCTCtcttttgaatatatttaacttttagtatagtatagattaatttgatttttgtaaATACCATGGGATTATTATATTCACCTGTAtgcatttttcttttgattgatAATTACAGGAATCTTGTGAGGTATGACTCTTGTCGATTTGCTCTTTGTTTCCAAATTAATGCAACAAAAAGTAACAAAAGATGAAAAATGTGTTAGAAATCTTGTGAGTTATGAGGGGCTCAGCTTGGAAAACAAATCTCTCGGACTCGTGCTGGAGAATCAAGTGACCACGTCGACTTTTCTCAGCTTTAACTTGGCACAGTTAGAGTCTTCTAAACAATTTTTGTCTCCACTTGATTATTCCTGGCCGCCAGGGCAGAGGAAGGAGCCACAAGTGTACTTGACGGACTTGACACTCAGAGAGAGCTAACCGGCCAGGTTAAGGAGAGGCGGGATAGAGAGGAGGAGCTTGGTGGTGCCACAAGTCTTTATGATGACTTTGTAGGGGTAGACAAAGAAGCTGGACTCATAGAGGACGCAAGAGTCGAAGTGATCGTTGGAGAGAGAAGAAACAATCTCGCAGGCAGCAGGAGTGTGTATTTCGTCAAGCTGGGACCTGGTCAGAGTACGGAGACCCAGTCCCTTGGAGTCTTGAAAGATGCTAGGCTCAAAGAAAGAGACCTCGGGCGGCTTCTCGTAACTTCGAAACCGATTGCAGATAAGGCCATGTCACCTTGTTGTTTAAACTTGTAGTAGGAGGAGACAACAATGGGATTGGGGAACCAAGCAGAAACGGAGCTTAGCAGAAAGTAAATTATAAACTGGAAATTAAAGAAAGCATCTATAACTATAGTGAAGACTCGGTGCGCTACAACTGAGGATGGCCTCTTAGCGCACtgcaaataaagaaagaaacattGTTAAGAAACATGATACTGTaatggagagagagagtaaagtaATGAAGGGAAGAAGAAACTTTACGTTGGAGTAGACAGAGATTTGAATTTCTTGATTCCACCGTTGGGGCGAACGTCTTCAATGCTGTAACCGAGGGGAGCTTCGTAAAATAAGGAACTACTACTACTGCTGGACTTGTTTTTACCATATTTTGACTCCATCACAATCTCATTCACGCTTTCTGCAATTTCAAGACCAAACCATATGTATTAGATGCAGGAAAGAAAAACAACGCTTAATAGAGACTTATCAATGTTCAAAGTTTTCACATTTCAATAACAGATCTCGAATAAACGTTCAATTTATCAGATGAGACATGATCAGAATTGTTTCATTATATCTACAGCTATGAGACTTAAAACGAATATAGGCATCTATATATGTAAACAAAACATCAATCAAAACATAAATCGTCTGATACAGAATATAATAATTGCTCAGAATGATGAATCTCTTGTACAAAAAACCgaataaaatgtaaatcaatcgTAATCGTAGGTAAAATGTTAGAgatatttactttatatataaagatttagaTCAAGACCAGAATTACGAATCCCTTCTTTCCAGATATGAGCGAAACCTCCAGAAACTGAAAGTCAAAACAATCGAGGTTATGATAGCATCATCCTCAGGGTTGTTAGGATGATTTAGAGTGTAGGGATGCTAacctttttacctttttataatCGAACCTCGACCGTCTTCGAAGAGAAAAGGTGGCATTGAAGATAGATCGATGGATTTAAGAAGAAATTTAATAGGAATGACCGATGGATTTCTGGATCagtaggaagaagatgaaaagttGGTTTGAAACCTAGAGGCGGAGAAGAGAGAGCGAGATGAAACTATATCATAACAAAAGCCCAAAATACATACCCAAAACCACAGAAGCCTAAACCCAAGTAATCATTTAATGATGTGGAGGAATGCTGCAATTCTACTGGACAAATTTCCAGTGTCCGACGTGGACACCCTCGGAGGACTTTATATTTGACTTTTAGTATAGTTTTGATTAtgtaactttttatattttaaataattaataaaaataatttctaaagGGAATTAGGAGATACTCAAACCGCCACTGTTACAACGAATCAACTAGCCAATGTGAAACATGCAGTTCATTGATTGTATTCTCTATTGTTGCTTATTATAcctaattaatattttcttcaaatatttCCATCTTCTTCCTATTTCTATCTCATCATCCAAACAAACTAAATAATCAAAGGGTACTTCTACTCCTTGATTTATagatgataaaaataatttttttaatagtttgaattttatattttcaaattcaaactttttattttttaaaccaaatttgttttatcggtttttttttcaaaatttttctttcattttaaaaaaaattcaaaatgctttttgaaattatttttaaaatttatataattttttaatattatttttaaacacaaTAATAATCACTAAGTTAGTTACACACAATTacttattatatactttttggaactaattctaaataattaaaaactcatAACAAAGAATATGAACATATTTAGATGATGTAGGGATTGTGATTACACCTAGATCATCtaaatatgttcatttttaCAATATGAACTAATTCTAAGTTAATTACACCTACATCATGTAAATATGTTCATATTTACAATATGAACTAATTCTAAGTTAATTACTTTTATATCTAATGTATTTATTCAGATATTTCCATTCTCATATGTATGTTGTCATTGTCTAAACTGAAAAGGATAATCATAATCCCTACATCATATGTCATTTTTCTTGCTACGAGATAGGCAACAATAGAGAATACAATCAAAATTTGAAttctaaaaatagttttaaaaataatttttgaatttcaaaagataattttgaaaaaaaaaattgataaaagaaattagaaaaaaatttaatttgatgatgatgagacagaaatggaaagaaaaagatggaaatatttgaaaaaataggTATAATAAGCAACAATAGATAATACAATCAATAACTACTTGTGGGACAATGGCTAATTGACCAAATGTAGCATTGGCCACACCCAGGTTTGAGTCTGTTCCACCTCTTTTTTAGAAATGatcttattattaattatttaaaatataaaaagccAAGTGATATTTTATAATGACATGTAATCAATATATAATGGATAGCTTAGGTTATGTTATTTTTGACTACAAATAATTTGGTCAATGTATGTAAAAATCGAATTGTGTTAGTTGGTGTAtgaaatttgaatatattatgTGTTGATTAATGTATGTAAAAACCGAATTGTATTAATCGGTGTATGAAATTTAAATACATTATGTGTTGATGTACATTTTAACACAGGGtccgaatatatatatatcgatcGAAACCGCGATAATATGTTGCTGATGTATGAATAGGCCGATTTCCCATTTCTTCATCGTTTGGTGGGTGAGGGAAGCAAATTTAGTACTGGTTATCAACGTTGTAAATGCAGAAAGTTGGGCTTCtccaaatatttttgtattgttttgttGGGCTTTTTGACCGACAAGAAAGCTGATAGGTCGTGTGTCACGTGCGATGCTTTTGCCGCGTTTTAAAATCCGAAACGCTCGGTTGTTGGAAACATCGCTCTTTTAGGTCACTCTGAATCTTGCTCACTCGCCGGAGCCCCCCCCCCTGACGCCGCCGGTGACATCTTCAATTCGTCGACATGAAGCTCACCGTCAAGACTCTCAAGGGTAGCCATTTTGAAATTAGGGTTCAGCCCAGCGACACGGTCAGTCCTTGTCTCTTTTTTCTTCTACTTCCTTACGTGTAATTTCGTGTAGGAAATCAGTAAATTCAGATATATCATGTAATAAAGACAAACAAGCCTCCATCACcaatttatttcaatttttttaattactttgtCTTGATGAGTTTACTCTTTTGTTTGGGTTCTTATGTGCGTGTGcgccttgtttttttttttaaaaaaaaaagataatggcGGTGAAGAAGAATATTGAGGATTCACAGAGCAAAGGCAGCTATCCATGTGGACAGCAACTGTTGATTCACAATGGAAAGGTTTTGAAAGATGAAACTACTTTGGTGGAGAACAAGGTCACCGAGGAGGGTTTTCTTGTTGTCATGCTTAGCAAGGTACTTTTAACTTTCtttatcaagtttgatttttGGATAGGCTGTAGTTTGTGGTTTCTGTCATCTTCTTTAAGGTACAAGGATAATGTTTAGTTTGAGGCTTTGAGCAATACATGAGATAACCTATTTCATGTACTGCAATCTTTGGTATCCTGTTTAAAGGATGCatgctttgtttttttcttccttcCTCGTTACTGAAAATTACATATGAGGTGACAGTATCCTTACCTTTTTATCTTTTGCAATTGATAGAGCAAAACTGCAAGTTCAGCTGGTCCATCTTCTACTCAGGTaagctttttttctttctcatattGATACACATCATTTTATCAGTCCGGTGTTCTCAGTGCAAAACTTTGTTCCTATCTCACAGCCTACTTCCACGACCACATCTTCAACTACGGTAATTTTCTTGCATATATGTTCTTGTTTATCCAATCACCATTTGATTTCCTTGGTTCGTTTAATACAAGTTTGTATAAATTAACCAGCCTGCAGCTCCATCGACAACCCAATCTATAGCTGCAAATTCCACTCTTGCTCAAGAACAACCGGCGTAAGTTTTATTCTTGACATAAGAGGCTTCCTTGGAAAACAATTTGTCTTCTTTAGCATAAGTTAcctgaatttatatttttattgtatgtGTAGGGCACAAAGTGACACCGATCGTCAGACGCCGTCAACTTTAGTTAGTGGCAGTAGTGTTGAGCAAAGGGTTCAGCAAATAATGGAAATGGGAGGAGGCAGCTGGGACGAAGAAACAGTTCTTCGTGCGCTTCGTGCTGCGTATTACAACACTGAGAGAGCAGTGGATTATCTGTATTCTGTATGCCCAATCCTCTGAAACAGTGTTCTTTGAATGTTTTTAAGGGAATGAAACTTCCGaaaatttggttttgttttcagggAATTCCTGAAAGTGAAGAGGCTCCACTAACTAACGTATCGGGAGTAGGATCTGGTGCAGAACAGGCCGCTCCTCCTCCTGCCTCTGGAGGACCTAATGCATCTCCTTTGGATTTATTTCCCCAGGTAAGAGCTTGGTATTTTTGTGGATTGATAAAGAGTTTGTTGAAGTTGAGTTCCCTTTTCATGCTGCGGGTTTGTTATTTTCACAGGAAGCAGTGTCTGCTGCTGGTGCAGGAGATCTTGGAACACTTGAATTCCTCAGAAGCAATGATCAGGTTGTCGCTAATATCCTtattcattcttttcttttcttagaTCAAGTAGAATGATGATTTGGAACTTGGTAGCTAGATTTGTTAGAAGCATGTTTCATCACCTCCCTCTATGATATTGCTGTAATCATTCGACGCAGCTTCCTCATACACTAATCTTGTTTCGTTTCCATTTGTTTTAGTTCCAACAATTACGATCCATGGTCAATTCCAACCCCCAGATTCTGCAGGTAAGTCAGCTTTTGGGCCCACAGATTAGTAGCCTGACCTTTTTAATTGTTTCTGAACATCTCATCGTTGCTTCTGTTACAGCCTATGCTTCTAGAGCTGGGAAAGCAGAACCCACAACTTCTGAGGCTAATCCAAGAGAACCAAGCCGAATTTGTTCAGTTACTCAACGAGCCCTACGAAGGATCTGACGGGTGAGTACTCTCTAACATAGCCTGCAGATCGTTTTCTTGGCTTGGCCACTGGGTGATTAAAAAAGTATTCACGTCTATATGATGTCCTATGACTCTAATTGAATGTGCAAAACTGTCAGGGAAATGGATGTTTTTGACCAACCCGAGCAAGAGATGCCCCATGCAGTCAACGTTACTCCTGCAGAGCAAGAAGCGATTCAACGGGTACATACACACAATCCTCATTACAATTATCACAAATATCAAATTTCTCCTGTTTTCTAACTCTTTGCCTTAAAACCTCTTAATTGATAACAGCTTGAGGCAATGGGATTTGATAGAGCATTAGTGATAGAAGCCTTCCTTGCGTGTGATCGTAACGAGCAATTGGCGGCTAACTATCTGCTAGAGAACTCGGCAGATTTTGAAGACTGACTTCCCGCAACAGAGcacaagaataaaaaaaaaagtttttttcctAATCTCATATCTTTCAACTGAACCGTTCATTTTAACTCTACTTAGAATCTCAGATGATCATATCTTATTCTTACATCATCTCTCATATTAAGAATCATTTGCTTTCCCGTGTTTGCGATTAGCGTTTGTCTTTGTTAGTAGTTGTGTGTTGGCACAAAGCCAGTCATTCCCAAGTAAAAGCTCGAGTGCCAACACATTTTTAAATTACACTCTTTgggacaaaaagaaaaagaaagaaaaaatagtgTTAATCTATTCGAGTCTCTGTTATCAAACTAGAGGcatttattcaactttttcACAAAGTAAACGGAATGGGACattatgaaaattttcattgaGCTTTGATGAAACAGCAGAGGACAAAAGTATGCGTGTCCAGTTACAATTGGTTATTCTAATTTTTGAATGTAAcagtaaatattaatttttaaactgaGAGATAAATAAATGACCTCACGTGCACCTCGTTATCGTGCTGCTGCTGCAGAACTAAG
This region of Brassica napus cultivar Da-Ae chromosome C5, Da-Ae, whole genome shotgun sequence genomic DNA includes:
- the LOC106392723 gene encoding probable ubiquitin receptor RAD23a isoform X2 produces the protein MKLTVKTLKGSHFEIRVQPSDTIMAVKKNIEDSQSKGSYPCGQQLLIHNGKVLKDETTLVENKVTEEGFLVVMLSKSKTASSAGPSSTQPTSTTTSSTTPAAPSTTQSIAANSTLAQEQPADTDRQTPSTLVSGSSVEQRVQQIMEMGGGSWDEETVLRALRAAYYNTERAVDYLYSGIPESEEAPLTNVSGVGSGAEQAAPPPASGGPNASPLDLFPQEAVSAAGAGDLGTLEFLRSNDQFQQLRSMVNSNPQILQPMLLELGKQNPQLLRLIQENQAEFVQLLNEPYEGSDGEMDVFDQPEQEMPHAVNVTPAEQEAIQRLEAMGFDRALVIEAFLACDRNEQLAANYLLENSADFED
- the LOC106392723 gene encoding probable ubiquitin receptor RAD23a isoform X1, with protein sequence MKLTVKTLKGSHFEIRVQPSDTIMAVKKNIEDSQSKGSYPCGQQLLIHNGKVLKDETTLVENKVTEEGFLVVMLSKSKTASSAGPSSTQPTSTTTSSTTPAAPSTTQSIAANSTLAQEQPAAQSDTDRQTPSTLVSGSSVEQRVQQIMEMGGGSWDEETVLRALRAAYYNTERAVDYLYSGIPESEEAPLTNVSGVGSGAEQAAPPPASGGPNASPLDLFPQEAVSAAGAGDLGTLEFLRSNDQFQQLRSMVNSNPQILQPMLLELGKQNPQLLRLIQENQAEFVQLLNEPYEGSDGEMDVFDQPEQEMPHAVNVTPAEQEAIQRLEAMGFDRALVIEAFLACDRNEQLAANYLLENSADFED